DNA from Geobacter sulfurreducens PCA:
TATGGCCAGCGAATCCGCTGGTACATCCCGGGTCACTGTGGTGCCTGCCGCGATGAGGGTGTTGCTGCCGATGGTGACCGGCGCCACGAACTGCACGTCGCTCCCGACGAAGACGTCGTCACCGATGACGGTCCGATGCTTGTTCACGCCGTCATAGTTACAGGTAATGGTGCCGCAGCCCACGTTCACGTTCCGGCCGATGGTGGCGTCCCCCAGGTAGGTCAGGTGGGATGCCTTGGACCCCTCTCCCATGACGATCTTCTTGGTTTCCACGAAGTTGCCGATCTTCACGTGGGCCCCGAGCTCGCTGCCGGGGCGCAGGTGGGCCATGGGGCCGATGGCGGCGTGGTCCATGACCGTGGAATCCTCCATGACGGTACCCGCTTTGATGACCACGTCGCTGCCGAGCCGGCAGCCCCGGATCACCGCCCGCGATTCCACCACGCAGCGGTCGCCCAGTTCGCTCCCCTTGATGATTGCGCCGGCCTCGATGGTGCACCCCTCGCCGACCCGGCAGCCGCCTGCGATCTGGACTCCCGGCTGAATCGTGGTGTCGGCGCCGATGACGACCCCCTGGTCGATGTAGGTGGCCGCCGGGTCAACCAGGGTGACGCCGTTCAGCATATGCTCCTCGGCGATTCGACGGCGGGCGTGCCGGGCTGCCTCGGCCAGCTGGACCCGGTCGTTGATCCCCATGACCTCCACCGGATCGGCCACCGGATGGGCGGTGCAGCGCAGACCCCGGTCATTGGCCATGGTGATGATATCGGTAAGGTAATATTCCCCCTGGGCGTTATCGTTGCCGATCCGCTTCACCGCATCGAAGAGAAAGGATGCCTCGGCGCAGTAAATGCCGGCGTTCACCTCGGTGCGGCTCCGCTCGTCGGGGGTCGCATCCTTTTCCTCCACGATCCGGATGACCCTGCCGTCGAAGCCGCGGATGATGCGCCCATAACCGTGGGGATTTTCCTGACGGGCCGTGAGTACGGTGAGGACCGCCCCGGTCGCCTCGTGGGCCGTCACCATGGCCCGCAGAGTCTCGGTGCGGATGAGGGGGACATCGCCGCAGAGAATGAGAACTTTTCCGCTGAAGCCGGAC
Protein-coding regions in this window:
- a CDS encoding bifunctional UDP-N-acetylglucosamine diphosphorylase/glucosamine-1-phosphate N-acetyltransferase GlmU; translation: MDNLAAIILAAGKGTRMKSGIVKVMHPLAGAPMVAWPVAVARQAGAGRIVAVVGHQAERLREHFSNDADITLAVQEEQLGTGHAVACAAGDLSGFSGKVLILCGDVPLIRTETLRAMVTAHEATGAVLTVLTARQENPHGYGRIIRGFDGRVIRIVEEKDATPDERSRTEVNAGIYCAEASFLFDAVKRIGNDNAQGEYYLTDIITMANDRGLRCTAHPVADPVEVMGINDRVQLAEAARHARRRIAEEHMLNGVTLVDPAATYIDQGVVIGADTTIQPGVQIAGGCRVGEGCTIEAGAIIKGSELGDRCVVESRAVIRGCRLGSDVVIKAGTVMEDSTVMDHAAIGPMAHLRPGSELGAHVKIGNFVETKKIVMGEGSKASHLTYLGDATIGRNVNVGCGTITCNYDGVNKHRTVIGDDVFVGSDVQFVAPVTIGSNTLIAAGTTVTRDVPADSLAIARTPQINKEGWKLRKRDQ